The Chloroflexus aggregans DSM 9485 genome segment GTCACCGTCAATGCGCCCAGCAGGTGTGATCCCCATCGTAGCGGGGCTGCCATTGCACAGCGAGTAGGTGAGTCAAACTCGTGCATCCGCAATGCAAGCCAGCGTTGATCGGCATCAGTCTCGTCAATAATCAGCGGCTGACCTTCACGCAACACCAATCCGGCAAAGCCATGCTCGCGCACCTCGTGGGCACGTTCTGGCGTAGAAACGTGACCATTGCTCAGCAGGAGGATTGACGATTCGGGGTTGTCGGGCTGGATGAGGAGAAGTGATGCTCGTTCGCCGCCCACCATAGCCGGCACTTGCGTCGCGAGTTGTAGGCCGAGGTGGAGCGGATCGGTGGTCGCACTCGTCACCAGACGGCCAAACTGGAGCAACTGGTCGAGCGTGTCGGCGTGGGCCCGTGCTTGATTGAGGTATTGGTCAAGCTGACTTTGGAGCGAAGACTGCTCAAAAACAATACCGATAATCTGCCCTAATACCGTCAGTAATTCCCGATCATCACTATCGAACGGTGGTGTGGATCGAGTTACCTCGATCCGCCCGATGACTCGTCGCCCGATCGTAATCGGGCCGACTAGCTTTGTCGGAGCGTGCGATTGTAAGCTGCCGGTACCGGCAGGCACCATTATTTCGACGTTATCGGCCTGTAGCCATTCGCTGCACAGATCTCGCAGCATCGGTAGTGGATCGGCCTGGCGTACCGTGGTAAAAAACGCACTCACCGTCATCAGTGCGTTACGCAGACGGGCAGCACGACGTTGAGTAACAACGAGCTGGATGGCGGCATCAGACGCAGTCACATCAACTCCTGATCAGAGACGAGTGAATCGATACTTTCTCGAACTCCATCATACCATGACGCCGGTTGTCAGAAGATGACAAACTCGGCGTCCTAGATTACAGTTCACGCATCGAGCGGTTCA includes the following:
- a CDS encoding GAF domain-containing protein, producing MTASDAAIQLVVTQRRAARLRNALMTVSAFFTTVRQADPLPMLRDLCSEWLQADNVEIMVPAGTGSLQSHAPTKLVGPITIGRRVIGRIEVTRSTPPFDSDDRELLTVLGQIIGIVFEQSSLQSQLDQYLNQARAHADTLDQLLQFGRLVTSATTDPLHLGLQLATQVPAMVGGERASLLLIQPDNPESSILLLSNGHVSTPERAHEVREHGFAGLVLREGQPLIIDETDADQRWLALRMHEFDSPTRCAMAAPLRWGSHLLGALTVTTTHSRRFDSSHLNLLELVACHISLAIYAADLEMRRKQSVKLLSEIETTMKTALAAARAGDLHALDTLEAQLDRLHKVQQSLALDMNKVSDE